A DNA window from Onthophagus taurus isolate NC chromosome 1, IU_Otau_3.0, whole genome shotgun sequence contains the following coding sequences:
- the LOC111429344 gene encoding KRAB-A domain-containing protein 2-like, translating to MPNLEEPKIVHGKPRHSQSQGSVERANQDIEKMVFTWLETNKTTKWSEGLRFVQFMKNRAYHSGIERSSYEAMFGSKPKVGLKSVLPSFDGLPEIVSEEDLETMLKDADSGEGQNIILDRAHDNNSTDKNLAVITHSISVTIKPQPRSEPEQLSADTIMTNLSQKINNLLWTQ from the coding sequence ATGCCAAATTTGGAAGAACCCAAAATTGTACATGGCAAACCCCGTCATAGCCAATCTCAAGGCTCAGTAGAAAGAGCAAATCAGGATATAGAAAAGATGGTTTTTACATGGTTAGAGACAAATAAAACCACAAAATGGTCGGAAGGACTAAGATTCGTACAGTTCATGAAAAACAGAGCATATCACTCCGGCATCGAACGCAGTTCTTACGAAGCTATGTTTGGCTCCAAACCCAAAGTAGGTTTAAAATCAGTCTTACCATCATTTGACGGATTGCCGGAAATTGTAAGTGAAGAAGACCTTGAGACAATGTTAAAAGATGCTGATTCCGGTGAAGgtcaaaacataattttagaCAGAGCGCATGACAACAATAGCACAGATAAAAACTTAGCCGTTATTACTCATTCTATTTCTGTTACGATTAAACCTCAACCTCGTTCTGAACCGGAACAACTTTCTGCCGATACAATAATGACGAACCTCAGCCAGAAAATCAACAACCTACTGTGGACACAATAA
- the LOC111429335 gene encoding KRAB-A domain-containing protein 2-like, which yields MPNLEEPKIVHGKASHSQSQGSVERANQDIEKIVFTWLETNKTTKWSEGLRFVQFMKNRAYHSGIERSSYEAMFGSKPKVGLKSVLPSFDGLPEIVRKEDLETMLKDADFGEGQNIILDRADDNNSTDKNLAVVTHSISVTIEPQPRPEPEQLSADTINDEPQPENQQPTADTISENPRPDDQ from the coding sequence ATGCCAAATTTGGAAGAACCCAAAATTGTACATGGCAAAGCCAGTCATAGCCAATCTCAAGGCTCAGTAGAAAGAGCAAATCAGGATATAGAAAAGATTGTTTTTACATGGTTAGAGACAAATAAAACCACAAAATGGTCGGAAGGACTAAGATTCGTACAGTTCATGAAAAACAGAGCATATCACTCCGGCATCGAACGTAGTTCTTACGAAGCTATGTTTGGCTCCAAACCCAAAGTAGGTTTAAAATCAGTCTTACCATCATTTGACGGATTGCCGGAAATAGTAAGGAAAGAAGATCTTGAGACAATGTTAAAAGATGCTGATTTCGGTGAAGGTCAAAACATAATTTTGGACAGAGCGGATGACAACAATAGCACAGATAAAAACTTAGCCGTTGTTACTCATTCTATTTCTGTTACGATTGAACCTCAACCTCGTCCTGAACCGGAACAACTTTCTGCCGATACAATAAATGACGAACCTCAGCCAGAAAATCAACAACCTACTGCGGACACAATAAGTGAAAACCCTCGACCAGACGATCAATAG